In one window of Kitasatospora sp. MMS16-BH015 DNA:
- a CDS encoding agmatine deiminase family protein — translation MAHPGPSRRSLLHSGAALAALALTGGCSSSGGGDEPAPSDSGSPSGGPSGSASASGSAGASASTSAGASAAGRAMPAEAGSHTRTFMAWPALEEVWGDQLPGVRQDIAGLAQAIAAFEPVVLLARPDQAEQARQAVGSSVEVLELAVDDLWARDTGPTFVTGPQGLTGIDFNFNGWGNKQAHAADSQVARLLLEHYNVPRVQAPVTGEGGAIEVDGEGTLLATESSWVNENRNPGKTRDQIEASLKDLLGVRKVLWIKGVAGQDITDCHIDALARFASPGTVVLHRPASDAPTDVWTTASDQARAVLSGASDANGRPLRVVELPEPDINAIPGAGKEFLATYLNYYVCNGGVIVPKFGDQAADDRAVSIIGGLHPGRKVSQVSINHIASGGGGIHCATQQQPAATGGTTV, via the coding sequence ATGGCGCACCCCGGGCCGTCCCGCCGCTCGCTCCTGCACTCCGGGGCCGCACTCGCCGCGCTGGCCCTGACCGGCGGCTGCTCCTCCTCCGGCGGCGGCGACGAGCCCGCGCCCTCGGACAGCGGGTCTCCCTCGGGCGGCCCGAGCGGGAGCGCTTCGGCCAGTGGCTCGGCCGGTGCCTCGGCCAGTACTTCGGCCGGTGCCTCGGCGGCCGGGCGGGCGATGCCCGCCGAGGCGGGCTCGCACACCCGCACCTTCATGGCCTGGCCGGCCCTGGAGGAGGTCTGGGGCGACCAACTGCCGGGCGTCCGGCAGGACATCGCCGGGCTGGCCCAGGCCATCGCGGCCTTCGAGCCGGTGGTCCTGCTGGCCCGCCCGGACCAGGCCGAGCAGGCCCGGCAGGCCGTCGGCTCCTCGGTGGAGGTGCTGGAGCTGGCCGTGGACGACCTGTGGGCCCGGGACACCGGGCCCACCTTCGTCACCGGGCCGCAGGGCCTGACCGGGATCGACTTCAACTTCAACGGCTGGGGCAACAAGCAGGCCCACGCCGCCGACAGCCAGGTGGCCCGGCTGCTCCTGGAGCACTACAACGTCCCGCGCGTCCAGGCCCCCGTCACGGGCGAGGGTGGCGCGATCGAGGTGGACGGCGAGGGCACCCTGCTGGCCACCGAGAGCTCCTGGGTGAACGAGAACCGCAACCCCGGCAAGACCCGGGACCAGATCGAGGCGAGCCTCAAGGACCTGCTCGGCGTCCGCAAGGTGCTCTGGATCAAGGGCGTGGCCGGCCAGGACATCACCGACTGCCACATCGACGCGCTCGCCCGGTTCGCCTCCCCGGGCACCGTGGTGCTGCACCGGCCCGCCTCGGACGCCCCGACGGACGTCTGGACCACCGCCTCGGACCAGGCCCGCGCCGTGCTGAGCGGCGCCAGCGACGCCAACGGCCGCCCGCTCAGGGTGGTCGAGCTGCCCGAGCCGGACATCAACGCCATCCCCGGTGCGGGCAAGGAGTTTCTCGCCACCTACCTCAACTACTACGTGTGCAACGGCGGGGTGATCGTGCCGAAGTTCGGCGACCAGGCCGCGGACGACCGCGCGGTCTCGATCATCGGCGGCCTGCACCCCGGCCGGAAGGTCAGCCAGGTGTCCATCAACCACATCGCCTCCGGGGGCGGCGGCATCCACTGCGCGACCCAGCAGCAGCCGGCCGCGACCGGCGGCACCACCGTATGA
- a CDS encoding DUF4436 family protein, whose amino-acid sequence MTATTTATKWHRSRFVVGLVLLAVLCSAGIALYLNERDTRQQAHELALPTSGDWVELDVTAQEIDPGTGAMSLYVVPVPHGGLAKDAELGSFTRQVDIVVRSTARTDLRATPGEAATPKPVSANLYDGTETDYPFDRYRFALSFTASDAAGSVPVGLVFADSDPFFFVRPTGDQLGSGEVLLSGRISRARSTFILSWFMIVAMWALALAVLAGAEVLRRSRQGMVWPSLGWMAATLFALIGMRNAAPGSPPIGSLMDYVSFFWAEGIIAASLVFTVVSGSRVEHRRRIEAES is encoded by the coding sequence ATGACCGCCACCACGACCGCCACCAAGTGGCACCGCAGCCGGTTCGTGGTCGGGCTGGTGCTGCTCGCCGTGCTCTGCTCCGCCGGCATCGCGCTCTACCTCAACGAGCGCGACACCCGGCAGCAGGCCCACGAGCTCGCGCTGCCGACCAGCGGCGACTGGGTCGAACTCGACGTCACCGCCCAGGAGATCGACCCCGGCACGGGGGCGATGAGCCTCTACGTGGTGCCGGTGCCGCACGGCGGCCTGGCCAAGGACGCCGAGCTCGGCTCCTTCACCCGCCAGGTGGACATCGTGGTCCGCTCCACCGCCCGCACCGACCTGCGGGCCACCCCGGGCGAGGCCGCCACCCCGAAGCCGGTCTCGGCCAACCTGTACGACGGCACCGAGACCGACTACCCCTTCGACCGGTACCGCTTCGCGCTCTCCTTCACCGCCTCGGACGCCGCCGGGTCGGTGCCGGTGGGCCTGGTCTTCGCCGACTCCGACCCGTTCTTCTTCGTCCGGCCGACCGGTGACCAACTAGGTTCGGGGGAGGTGCTGTTGAGTGGCCGGATCAGCCGGGCCCGGAGCACCTTCATCCTCTCCTGGTTCATGATCGTGGCGATGTGGGCGCTCGCCCTGGCCGTGCTGGCCGGGGCCGAGGTGCTGCGCCGGAGCCGGCAGGGCATGGTCTGGCCCTCGCTCGGCTGGATGGCCGCCACCCTCTTCGCGCTGATCGGCATGCGCAACGCGGCCCCCGGCTCACCGCCGATCGGCTCCCTGATGGACTACGTCTCCTTCTTCTGGGCCGAGGGCATCATCGCGGCCAGCCTGGTCTTCACGGTGGTCTCCGGCAGCCGGGTCGAGCACCGCAGACGGATCGAGGCCGAGAGCTGA
- a CDS encoding TetR/AcrR family transcriptional regulator, which yields MATEATGTTGGRTRASAKGEQTRARLIAAARTLLAGDGAGRFTTRNVAAACGVSHGMCHYHFADRTDLIVAVVADIRPEWIAPLEEAVTGPGGFAERAGRVLDLLTRPESPDLARLHAALHWLALNDDRVRVSLDAEYGRWRSCFVQLFRTLVEERGSAADPAVLGEAFAAAVDGLAAIGSLDGAVDSALVLRTLLDSLAATAQ from the coding sequence ATGGCGACAGAGGCGACAGGTACGACCGGTGGCCGGACGCGTGCGTCCGCGAAAGGCGAGCAGACCCGGGCCCGGCTGATCGCGGCGGCCCGCACGCTGCTCGCGGGCGACGGCGCCGGACGGTTCACCACCCGCAACGTGGCCGCGGCCTGCGGGGTCTCGCACGGGATGTGCCACTACCACTTCGCCGACCGCACCGACCTGATCGTCGCGGTGGTGGCCGACATCCGGCCCGAGTGGATCGCCCCGCTGGAGGAGGCCGTCACCGGCCCCGGCGGCTTCGCCGAACGGGCCGGCCGCGTACTGGACCTGCTCACCCGGCCGGAGAGCCCGGACCTGGCCCGGCTGCACGCCGCGCTGCACTGGCTGGCGCTCAACGACGACCGGGTGCGGGTCAGCCTGGACGCGGAGTACGGGCGCTGGCGCAGCTGCTTCGTGCAGCTCTTCCGCACCCTGGTCGAGGAGCGCGGCAGCGCGGCCGACCCGGCGGTGCTCGGCGAGGCCTTCGCGGCCGCGGTGGACGGGCTGGCCGCGATCGGCTCGCTGGACGGGGCGGTGGACTCGGCCCTGGTGCTGCGCACCCTGCTCGACTCACTGGCCGCCACCGCACAGTGA
- a CDS encoding agmatine/peptidylarginine deiminase, with protein MDEYARFGRRGFLAAAGLTAAGAALTGVAGTAFGATAARRAVGAPAVAGAFQVPVDTVPHTRTWMAWPDSSGIWGGKLSGVQSNIALIAKTIAKYEPVTMLANSASVSKARSMCGSAVTVIGSIPVDDCWMRDTGPVFRTDGAGGLDTVGLNFNGWGNHQTHAKDALVAQRIASYLGLPFTAAGLVGEGGAIETDGAGTLMATRSSIINSDRNPGMTQAQLESAMCAAYGASKVIWFTGIAGQDITDDHVDATSRFLGPGTAAVQMPLSGDTDVWSNDERQQYQALSAATSAQGTRYAITQIQGPNYNLIRSTSPDFVGSYANYYVCNGAVISAQFGDTRADAAAKTTLARLFPGRTIEQLNIDNLGAGGGGIHCVTQQQPAV; from the coding sequence ATGGACGAGTACGCCCGGTTCGGCAGACGCGGCTTCCTGGCCGCCGCCGGTCTCACCGCGGCCGGCGCCGCCCTCACCGGCGTCGCCGGCACGGCCTTCGGCGCCACCGCCGCGCGCCGCGCGGTCGGCGCCCCGGCGGTGGCCGGCGCCTTCCAGGTGCCGGTGGACACCGTGCCGCACACCCGCACCTGGATGGCCTGGCCGGACAGCTCCGGCATCTGGGGCGGCAAGCTGAGCGGTGTGCAGTCCAACATCGCGCTGATCGCCAAGACCATCGCCAAGTACGAGCCGGTCACCATGCTGGCGAACTCGGCCAGCGTCTCCAAGGCCAGGTCGATGTGCGGCTCGGCCGTCACGGTGATCGGCAGCATCCCGGTGGACGACTGCTGGATGCGCGACACCGGCCCGGTCTTCCGCACCGACGGCGCGGGCGGCCTGGACACCGTCGGCCTCAACTTCAACGGCTGGGGCAACCACCAGACCCACGCCAAGGACGCGCTGGTGGCGCAGCGAATAGCCTCCTACCTCGGCCTGCCGTTCACCGCCGCCGGGCTGGTCGGCGAGGGCGGCGCGATCGAGACCGACGGCGCCGGCACGCTGATGGCCACCAGGAGCAGCATCATCAACTCCGACCGCAACCCCGGCATGACCCAGGCCCAGCTGGAGTCCGCGATGTGCGCGGCGTACGGCGCGTCCAAGGTGATCTGGTTCACCGGCATCGCCGGCCAGGACATCACCGACGACCACGTGGACGCCACCTCGCGCTTCCTGGGCCCCGGCACCGCCGCCGTCCAGATGCCGCTCTCCGGCGACACCGACGTCTGGTCGAACGACGAGCGCCAGCAGTACCAGGCCCTCTCGGCCGCCACCAGCGCCCAGGGCACCCGGTACGCGATCACCCAGATCCAGGGCCCCAACTACAACCTGATCCGCTCCACCAGCCCCGATTTCGTCGGCTCCTACGCCAACTACTACGTCTGCAACGGCGCCGTCATCTCGGCCCAGTTCGGCGACACCCGGGCCGACGCCGCCGCCAAGACCACGCTGGCCAGGCTCTTCCCGGGCCGCACCATCGAGCAGCTCAACATCGACAACCTCGGCGCGGGCGGCGGCGGCATCCACTGCGTCACCCAGCAGCAGCCGGCCGTCTGA
- a CDS encoding GNAT family N-acetyltransferase → MADWELRPASPAHVELLAELRAETLRADLERLGVYDEHQVRQRLRDKYEPEHTWLIEVAGEFAGSVALRPAEDAHWLEHFYLAAAHQGRGIGGAVLARLLEDCDRAGHRVKLQMLQGSSAITLYQRAGFTVEHESWSDVFMVREAA, encoded by the coding sequence ATGGCGGATTGGGAACTGCGACCGGCCTCGCCGGCGCACGTGGAGCTGCTGGCGGAGCTCCGGGCCGAGACCCTGCGGGCCGACCTGGAGCGGCTCGGGGTCTACGACGAGCACCAGGTGCGGCAGCGGCTGCGCGACAAGTACGAGCCCGAGCACACCTGGCTGATCGAGGTGGCCGGGGAGTTCGCCGGCAGCGTGGCCCTGCGGCCGGCCGAGGACGCGCACTGGCTGGAGCACTTCTACCTCGCCGCCGCCCACCAGGGCCGGGGCATCGGCGGCGCGGTGCTGGCCCGGCTGCTGGAGGACTGCGACCGGGCTGGCCACCGGGTCAAGTTGCAGATGCTCCAGGGAAGTTCGGCCATCACGCTGTACCAGCGGGCCGGCTTCACGGTGGAGCACGAGAGCTGGTCGGACGTCTTCATGGTCCGCGAAGCCGCCTGA
- a CDS encoding agmatine/peptidylarginine deiminase gives MPADEVPHARTWMSWPSRRGIWGLRLGGVQEDIALIARTIAEFEPVVLCAPDEWTADKARARCGPTVEVISDIPTDDLWMRDIAPVFRRDGHGGLDAVVLNFNGWGNKQVHHDDALVAERVAERRGLRYSYAEFVGEGGAIETDGDGTVMATESSLVNKNRNRGMSREEIEAEVLEAYGADTMIWLPGLKGQDITDDHVDVTSRFVRPGVVMVQLPPADRNDAWARDAREQFELLSAATDARGRRLQVIPVHGPDEVRSRSSKFVDSYLNFHVVNGGVITTQFGDRRKDEAAREALAAAFPGREVVQLDVDRLMTGGGGIHCSTMHEPVP, from the coding sequence GTGCCCGCCGACGAGGTGCCGCACGCCCGCACCTGGATGTCCTGGCCCTCCCGCCGGGGCATCTGGGGCCTGCGCCTGGGTGGCGTCCAGGAGGACATCGCGCTGATCGCCCGGACGATCGCCGAGTTCGAGCCCGTGGTGCTCTGCGCCCCGGACGAGTGGACGGCCGACAAGGCCCGGGCCCGCTGCGGGCCGACGGTGGAGGTGATCTCCGACATCCCCACCGACGACCTCTGGATGCGCGACATCGCGCCGGTCTTCCGCCGGGACGGTCACGGCGGGCTGGACGCGGTGGTGCTCAACTTCAACGGCTGGGGCAACAAGCAGGTCCACCACGACGACGCGCTGGTGGCCGAGCGGGTGGCCGAGCGCCGGGGGCTGCGGTACTCCTACGCGGAGTTCGTCGGCGAGGGCGGCGCGATCGAGACCGACGGCGACGGCACGGTGATGGCCACCGAGAGCAGCCTGGTCAACAAGAACCGGAACCGCGGCATGAGCCGCGAGGAGATCGAGGCGGAGGTGCTGGAGGCCTACGGCGCCGACACCATGATCTGGCTGCCCGGGCTCAAGGGGCAGGACATCACCGACGACCACGTGGACGTCACCTCACGGTTCGTCCGCCCCGGAGTGGTGATGGTGCAGCTGCCGCCGGCCGACCGCAACGACGCCTGGGCCCGGGACGCCCGCGAGCAGTTCGAACTGCTCTCCGCCGCGACCGACGCCCGGGGCCGCCGGCTCCAGGTCATCCCGGTGCACGGCCCGGACGAGGTGCGCTCCCGCAGCTCGAAGTTCGTCGACTCCTACCTGAACTTCCACGTGGTGAACGGCGGCGTGATCACCACCCAGTTCGGCGACCGGCGCAAGGACGAGGCCGCCCGGGAGGCGCTGGCCGCGGCCTTCCCCGGCCGCGAGGTGGTCCAGCTGGACGTGGACCGGCTGATGACCGGGGGCGGCGGCATCCACTGCTCGACCATGCACGAGCCGGTGCCCTAG
- a CDS encoding TetR/AcrR family transcriptional regulator, with the protein MEAAARVIARRGVRGLRVEELAAEAGVSTALIYYHFKDRTGILKQTLEFINDRAERYTTERAADAPPPTPREELDQTLLLELQDTDEVRENSTAWGELRASAVFDDTLREDLARATRVWVQEIAELLGAVQPMSSAVALAGAAERLTALLEGLSTRWLSGSLPLAHARTLMAEAIEAEVARLGC; encoded by the coding sequence ATGGAAGCAGCGGCGCGGGTGATCGCGCGGCGTGGGGTGCGTGGGCTGCGGGTGGAGGAGCTCGCGGCCGAGGCGGGCGTGTCGACCGCGCTGATCTACTACCACTTCAAGGACCGCACCGGGATTCTGAAGCAGACCCTGGAGTTCATCAACGACCGCGCGGAGCGGTACACCACCGAGCGGGCGGCCGACGCGCCGCCGCCGACCCCGCGCGAGGAGCTGGACCAGACGCTGCTGCTCGAGCTCCAGGACACCGACGAGGTGCGGGAGAACAGCACGGCCTGGGGCGAGCTCCGGGCGAGCGCGGTCTTCGACGACACGCTGCGCGAGGACCTGGCCCGGGCCACCCGGGTCTGGGTGCAGGAGATCGCCGAGCTGCTCGGGGCGGTGCAGCCGATGTCCTCGGCCGTGGCGCTGGCCGGCGCCGCCGAGCGGCTGACCGCCCTGCTGGAGGGCCTGAGCACCCGCTGGCTCAGCGGCAGCCTGCCGCTGGCCCACGCCCGCACCCTGATGGCCGAGGCCATCGAGGCGGAGGTGGCCCGGCTCGGGTGCTGA
- a CDS encoding AMP-binding protein has protein sequence MATSDTLVTLYEQAARRHPDAVAFEHGKRSVPYRELLAEVGAVQRLLPAAAGGRIGLLGSRTLEACLGYLGILRAGAAVVPLDPGFPVERHLAVCRLAGVTTVLAAGAVEEEALHRYPEAGITVLRTPAPGAAPPPPPPPSPSSADPEAEAYVLFTSGSTGAPKGVPILHRNAVAFLAHLLPHYGLAVGARVAFTTDLVFDPSVISLFGAVCSGATAVLPVGRESMLPTHFVRTKRLTHLFSVPSAISRAVQLRLLVPGAMPSLRWSGFGGEPLTAAQALSWAAAAPNSRIANLYGPTELTVFCAGYDLPSDPAHWPATGNGTLPIGRVHPALDWLLLDPAGRPGTDGELCVRGPQRFAGYTDPSADLGRFLRGSSAEGPERAPEPYDGSTRLTADHWYRTGDRVRLEGGELVHVGRIDRQVKIRGYRVELAEIETALRRVPGVSDVAVVQVSAAALHAFHTGARHSADELLGMLRAVLPPYMLPSRLTWLPQLPLNHNGKTDHHRLAELD, from the coding sequence GTGGCCACTTCGGACACCTTGGTCACTCTGTACGAGCAGGCGGCCCGCCGGCACCCGGACGCCGTAGCCTTCGAACACGGCAAGCGCTCCGTGCCGTACCGCGAGCTCCTGGCCGAGGTCGGCGCCGTGCAGCGGCTCCTGCCCGCCGCCGCAGGCGGGCGGATCGGGCTGCTCGGCTCCCGCACGCTCGAGGCCTGCCTGGGCTACCTCGGGATCCTCCGGGCGGGGGCCGCAGTGGTGCCGCTCGACCCGGGCTTCCCGGTCGAGCGGCACCTCGCGGTCTGTCGGCTGGCGGGGGTGACCACGGTACTGGCCGCCGGTGCCGTCGAGGAGGAAGCACTCCACCGGTACCCGGAGGCCGGGATCACCGTCCTCCGCACCCCGGCCCCGGGGGCGGCGCCACCGCCTCCCCCACCCCCGTCCCCGTCCTCGGCCGACCCGGAGGCGGAGGCGTACGTGCTGTTCACCTCCGGATCGACCGGCGCGCCCAAGGGGGTGCCGATCCTGCACCGGAACGCGGTGGCCTTCCTCGCCCACCTCCTCCCGCACTACGGCCTGGCCGTGGGGGCTCGGGTGGCCTTCACCACCGACCTCGTCTTCGACCCGTCCGTGATCAGCCTGTTCGGCGCCGTGTGCAGCGGCGCGACGGCGGTGCTGCCGGTCGGCCGGGAGTCGATGCTGCCGACGCACTTCGTCCGGACCAAGCGCCTCACCCACCTCTTCTCGGTGCCCTCCGCGATCTCGCGCGCCGTGCAGCTGCGACTCCTCGTCCCGGGGGCCATGCCGAGCCTGCGGTGGAGCGGTTTCGGCGGCGAACCGCTCACCGCGGCGCAGGCGCTGAGCTGGGCGGCCGCCGCACCGAACTCCCGGATCGCCAACCTCTACGGCCCGACCGAGCTCACCGTGTTCTGCGCCGGGTACGACCTGCCGTCCGATCCGGCCCACTGGCCCGCCACCGGCAACGGCACCCTCCCGATCGGCCGGGTGCACCCCGCCCTCGACTGGCTGCTCCTGGACCCGGCGGGCCGACCGGGCACCGACGGCGAACTGTGCGTCCGGGGCCCGCAGCGCTTCGCCGGGTACACCGATCCGTCCGCGGACCTCGGGCGGTTCCTCCGCGGCTCGTCGGCCGAGGGCCCTGAACGTGCACCGGAGCCGTACGACGGCAGTACACGGCTCACTGCCGACCACTGGTACCGCACGGGAGACCGGGTCCGGCTGGAGGGAGGCGAACTCGTCCACGTCGGCCGGATCGACCGCCAGGTCAAGATCCGTGGCTACCGCGTCGAGCTCGCCGAGATCGAGACGGCACTGCGCCGTGTCCCCGGTGTCTCGGACGTCGCGGTGGTCCAGGTCTCCGCAGCCGCACTGCACGCCTTCCACACGGGAGCGCGTCACTCGGCTGACGAGCTGCTCGGCATGCTCCGCGCGGTCCTGCCGCCGTACATGCTGCCCAGCCGGCTGACCTGGCTGCCACAACTACCGCTCAACCACAATGGCAAGACGGACCACCACCGGCTGGCGGAGCTGGACTGA
- a CDS encoding acyl carrier protein — protein sequence MNDPETRESVRAAWTAVLKAEPTSEEDNFFTAGGDSLGVVDLMERVEAALGIEFPLEAVFLDGRFGTVVAECSTRRAAASAGRS from the coding sequence ATGAACGACCCCGAGACCCGGGAATCCGTCCGCGCGGCCTGGACCGCCGTCCTGAAGGCCGAGCCCACCTCGGAGGAGGACAACTTCTTCACGGCCGGCGGCGACTCGCTCGGCGTCGTCGATCTCATGGAACGCGTCGAGGCCGCACTCGGGATCGAATTCCCGCTGGAGGCGGTCTTCCTCGACGGCCGCTTCGGCACGGTCGTGGCGGAGTGCTCCACGCGCCGGGCCGCGGCCTCTGCCGGCCGGAGCTGA
- a CDS encoding condensation domain-containing protein, producing the protein MTEQQRTMLAFIGGRRDTYYLLSEAFRLTGPVDPARLRAALGLVLSRHQVLRSVFPQEGDHCALVFDRSGLPTEASEAEAFEAETFEQEAGFPSVAAAARAGLDRATRPMELDRGPLLRVWLGRVSPTESVLVVAGHHLVVDRWGFRLLYRELAHGYRDLAGLAASAAPPQYWPPTTGPDRGHPDRAELFGRDYRAVRALSRAASTPRGPAGVHRKRFGGEPARLLTTAAARLSVTPYLIGLAALLGALSEVLGDPEVIVGTSFSGRTDSRSLRAMGYFSTSVFLGARLTVPPGPALVRELERQLADWRLSPRRQWEGLLAEHRAEDLFPVKFGLEPAEAAGPGPDLDGVVVERIDEPVAEPAGTAPTARRPLDIDVEYDRDALWIATTYRTDAVPPALVEDLTERFAEHLRRLATPPVGQP; encoded by the coding sequence TTGACCGAACAGCAGCGGACCATGCTCGCCTTCATCGGCGGCCGCCGCGACACCTACTACCTCCTGTCCGAGGCCTTCCGGCTGACCGGGCCGGTCGACCCGGCCCGGCTGCGGGCCGCCCTCGGCCTGGTGCTCTCCCGGCACCAGGTGCTGCGGTCCGTCTTCCCCCAGGAGGGCGACCACTGCGCACTGGTCTTCGACCGGTCCGGACTCCCGACGGAGGCCTCCGAGGCGGAAGCCTTCGAGGCGGAGACTTTCGAGCAGGAGGCCGGCTTCCCGTCCGTGGCAGCCGCCGCCCGGGCCGGTCTCGATCGGGCCACCAGGCCGATGGAGCTCGACCGGGGGCCGCTGCTGCGAGTCTGGCTCGGCCGGGTCTCGCCCACCGAGTCCGTGCTCGTGGTGGCCGGCCATCACCTGGTCGTCGACCGCTGGGGCTTCCGTCTCCTCTACCGTGAACTCGCCCACGGCTACCGCGACCTCGCCGGTCTGGCGGCCTCCGCTGCGCCACCGCAGTACTGGCCGCCCACCACCGGGCCCGACCGCGGGCACCCCGATCGGGCGGAGCTCTTCGGGCGCGACTACCGGGCCGTCCGGGCGCTGAGCCGCGCGGCCTCGACTCCGCGCGGCCCGGCCGGGGTCCACCGCAAGAGGTTCGGCGGCGAGCCGGCCCGGCTGCTGACGACCGCCGCAGCCCGGCTCTCGGTCACTCCGTACCTGATCGGGCTCGCCGCCCTGCTCGGTGCGCTCTCCGAGGTGCTCGGTGACCCGGAGGTGATCGTCGGGACCTCGTTCAGCGGCCGGACCGACAGCCGGTCGCTGCGGGCCATGGGGTACTTCTCCACCAGCGTCTTCCTCGGTGCCCGGCTGACCGTGCCGCCCGGCCCGGCGCTGGTCCGCGAGCTCGAACGGCAGTTGGCCGACTGGCGGTTGTCCCCGCGCCGGCAGTGGGAGGGACTGTTGGCGGAGCACCGGGCCGAGGACCTCTTCCCCGTCAAGTTCGGCCTGGAGCCGGCCGAGGCGGCCGGCCCGGGCCCGGACCTCGACGGGGTCGTGGTCGAGCGGATCGACGAGCCGGTCGCCGAGCCCGCCGGTACGGCGCCGACCGCGCGGCGACCGCTCGACATCGACGTGGAGTACGACCGGGACGCCCTGTGGATCGCCACCACCTACCGGACCGATGCGGTGCCTCCCGCGCTGGTGGAGGATCTGACGGAGCGGTTCGCCGAGCACCTCCGCCGCCTGGCCACCCCGCCCGTGGGGCAGCCGTGA
- a CDS encoding MFS transporter: MLEAAGTGCLLTVSVVYFHGSVGIPAGAVGMALFVSGAVALAAGVPTGMLADRFGPRRVLVGALLAQAAAMAALVLATSACTLAAGLSAAAIAERAAYAARGALMAEAFRADRVASRARMRAVGNLGMVAGGAVGGLALHAGSATALRAAILLNAVGFAASAVLARKLPALAPKGGGPAGERAPAPVLKDRRFLALTAVNAAVCLHYGLFEVAMPLWVVEHTAAPRWLVSVLVMANTGLVVVLQVRLSRGSDDAPGGARSIRRAGLLLLVACVGFGWAGRLPGWAAVLAMLTAGTVYTVAEMLQAAGSWGVSYALSPEDQHGEYQGAFGTGAAAGTALAPVFATELVLRGEGLGWIAAGALLYALCLALTPLTRTGRSEPARVPA; encoded by the coding sequence TTGCTCGAAGCCGCTGGAACCGGCTGCCTACTGACCGTGAGCGTGGTCTATTTTCACGGCTCTGTCGGTATTCCCGCCGGTGCGGTCGGAATGGCCCTTTTCGTCTCCGGGGCGGTCGCCCTGGCGGCGGGGGTGCCGACCGGGATGCTCGCCGACCGGTTCGGACCGCGCCGGGTGCTGGTGGGAGCGCTGCTCGCCCAGGCCGCCGCCATGGCCGCGCTGGTCCTGGCCACCTCGGCGTGCACCCTGGCGGCGGGCCTCTCGGCGGCGGCGATCGCCGAGCGGGCGGCCTACGCGGCGCGAGGGGCGCTCATGGCCGAGGCGTTCCGGGCCGACCGGGTGGCCTCCCGCGCCCGGATGCGCGCCGTCGGCAATCTGGGCATGGTGGCCGGCGGGGCGGTCGGGGGACTGGCCCTGCACGCCGGGTCGGCCACCGCGCTGCGGGCGGCGATCCTGCTGAACGCCGTGGGCTTCGCGGCCTCGGCCGTGCTGGCCCGGAAGCTGCCCGCCCTCGCCCCGAAGGGCGGCGGCCCGGCCGGGGAGCGGGCCCCGGCCCCGGTGCTGAAGGACCGCCGGTTCCTCGCGCTGACCGCCGTCAACGCGGCGGTCTGCCTGCACTACGGGCTCTTCGAGGTGGCCATGCCGCTCTGGGTGGTCGAACACACCGCGGCGCCTCGCTGGCTGGTGAGCGTGCTGGTGATGGCCAACACGGGCCTGGTGGTGGTCCTCCAGGTCAGGCTCAGCAGGGGCAGCGACGACGCGCCGGGCGGAGCCCGGTCGATCCGCCGGGCCGGTCTGCTGCTGCTGGTCGCCTGCGTCGGGTTCGGCTGGGCCGGACGGCTGCCGGGCTGGGCGGCCGTCCTCGCGATGCTGACCGCCGGCACGGTCTACACGGTCGCCGAGATGCTCCAGGCCGCAGGCTCCTGGGGGGTGTCGTACGCACTGTCCCCCGAAGACCAGCACGGCGAGTACCAAGGGGCATTCGGTACCGGCGCCGCGGCGGGCACGGCCCTCGCGCCGGTCTTCGCCACGGAGCTGGTGCTCCGCGGGGAGGGGCTGGGGTGGATCGCCGCCGGCGCGCTCCTGTACGCGCTCTGCCTGGCCCTGACCCCGCTCACCCGCACGGGTCGGTCGGAGCCCGCCCGGGTGCCCGCCTGA